A genomic window from Pseudogulbenkiania sp. MAI-1 includes:
- a CDS encoding ThiF family adenylyltransferase, giving the protein MNPSDADLDRRFGGIARLYGEAALERFRHAHVCVIGVGGVGSWAVEALARSAIGKLTLIDLDNVAESNTNRQLPALDPHYGRAKVSVLAERVRAINPACEVVEIEDFVEEGNLEAMLGRGYDFVIDAIDNLRVKTAMAAWCVKRRQPFVVSGGAGGQMDPTQIRVADLGEVTYDPLLSKLRYNLRRRHGFPREAGKKLHVPCVFSTEQLVYPDAPSCDVGEHGPQGLSCAGFGASMAVTASFGLAAAAHALKALAKPARTK; this is encoded by the coding sequence ATGAACCCGTCCGATGCCGATCTCGACCGCCGCTTTGGCGGCATCGCCCGCCTCTACGGCGAGGCGGCGCTGGAGCGCTTCCGCCATGCCCACGTCTGCGTGATCGGGGTGGGCGGCGTCGGTTCGTGGGCGGTGGAGGCACTGGCGCGCAGCGCCATCGGCAAGCTGACCCTGATCGATCTCGACAACGTGGCCGAATCCAACACCAACCGCCAGTTGCCGGCGCTCGACCCGCACTATGGCCGCGCCAAGGTCAGCGTGCTGGCGGAACGGGTGCGCGCCATCAACCCGGCGTGCGAGGTGGTGGAAATCGAAGATTTCGTCGAGGAAGGCAACCTCGAGGCGATGCTGGGGCGCGGCTACGACTTCGTCATCGACGCCATCGACAACCTGCGCGTGAAGACCGCCATGGCGGCGTGGTGCGTCAAGCGGCGCCAGCCCTTCGTCGTCTCCGGCGGTGCCGGCGGCCAGATGGACCCGACACAGATCCGCGTGGCCGACCTGGGCGAGGTCACCTACGACCCGCTGCTGTCCAAGCTGCGCTACAACCTGCGTCGCCGCCACGGCTTCCCCCGCGAGGCGGGCAAGAAGCTGCACGTGCCCTGCGTGTTCTCCACCGAACAGCTGGTCTACCCCGACGCGCCGAGCTGCGACGTCGGCGAGCACGGCCCGCAGGGGCTGTCGTGCGCCGGCTTCGGCGCCAGCATGGCGGTCACCGCCAGCTTCGGCCTGGCCGCCGCCGCCCACGCGCTGAAGGCGCTGGCCAAGCCGGCGCGCACCAAGTAG
- a CDS encoding LysR family transcriptional regulator, translated as MDLSDLTVFCTVVEAGGVTRAAERLHRVQSNVTTRIRKLEQDLGVSLFEREGRQLVLTADGERLLGYARQLLGLAAAARNELAGQRLAGRFRLGSMENTAATRLPLPLSRFHRDYPEVELELSTGPSLPMCQRVLRGEVDAALVAEPVGGELDARLDSRIIGVEELVLVTALDHPPVRDARDVAQDTLLAFQPGCGYRQRLEDWFASAGRLPQRQVELSSYHAILGCAAAGMGVALVPDKLLDQYAGQAALARHRLPPATAHAPTLLVWKRSQPRAVIARFADYLLDDEATPS; from the coding sequence ATGGATCTCTCCGACCTCACCGTGTTCTGCACCGTGGTGGAAGCCGGCGGCGTCACCCGCGCCGCCGAGCGGCTGCACCGCGTGCAGTCCAACGTCACCACCCGCATCCGCAAGCTGGAACAGGATCTCGGTGTCAGCCTGTTCGAGCGCGAGGGCCGCCAACTGGTGCTCACCGCCGACGGCGAACGCCTGCTGGGCTACGCCCGCCAGCTGCTCGGGCTGGCCGCCGCCGCCCGCAACGAGCTGGCCGGACAGCGCCTGGCCGGACGTTTCCGCCTGGGTTCGATGGAAAACACCGCCGCCACCCGGTTGCCGCTGCCGCTGAGCCGCTTCCACCGCGACTATCCCGAGGTCGAGCTGGAGCTCTCCACCGGCCCGTCGCTGCCGATGTGCCAGCGCGTGCTGCGCGGCGAGGTGGACGCGGCGCTGGTGGCCGAGCCGGTGGGCGGGGAACTCGATGCCCGGCTCGACAGCCGCATCATCGGCGTCGAGGAGCTGGTGCTGGTGACGGCGCTCGACCATCCGCCGGTGCGCGACGCCCGCGACGTGGCCCAGGACACGCTGCTGGCATTCCAGCCCGGCTGCGGCTACCGCCAGCGGCTGGAAGACTGGTTTGCCAGCGCCGGCCGACTGCCGCAGCGTCAGGTCGAGCTGTCCTCCTACCACGCCATCCTCGGCTGCGCCGCCGCCGGCATGGGCGTGGCGCTGGTGCCGGACAAGCTGCTCGACCAGTACGCCGGCCAGGCCGCGCTGGCGCGCCACCGGCTGCCTCCCGCCACCGCGCACGCGCCCACGCTGCTGGTCTGGAAGCGCAGCCAGCCGCGCGCGGTGATCGCGCGCTTCGCCGACTACCTGCTCGACGACGAGGCCACGCCGTCCTGA
- a CDS encoding DMT family transporter produces the protein MRRGMLFAVLAVLIWSGFIVVSRLGGKSALTPYDMVALRFGVGAVLLLPLWAWRRTRLLDGRLLRLGLIGALGYALLAYWGFRLSSALHAAVLLPGLLPFLVPLLLWWLLGELPAPAKLVGLALIAAGVGCVAVENFAGATSGWGDVLLVGSALCWAWYSVTIRRYAIHPLDATIGSALWAALCFLPVYLLWLPSGLASAPWGAILLQAFYQGALAVVVTMLLYLYAVEHIGAARMGAMMALVPALSGVLALWLLQEPLSGWLLAGLALSSAGAWLVVRPPSFSSTRSFACLTSISRLPARAPRPSRRPN, from the coding sequence ATGCGTCGCGGAATGCTGTTTGCCGTATTGGCCGTGCTGATCTGGAGCGGCTTCATCGTGGTGTCGCGGCTGGGCGGCAAGAGCGCGCTGACGCCGTACGACATGGTGGCGCTGCGCTTCGGCGTCGGCGCCGTACTGCTGCTGCCGTTGTGGGCATGGCGCCGCACCCGGCTGCTGGATGGGCGCCTGCTGCGCCTGGGGCTGATCGGGGCGCTGGGCTACGCGCTGCTGGCGTACTGGGGCTTCCGCCTGTCGTCGGCGCTGCACGCAGCGGTGCTGCTGCCGGGCCTGCTGCCCTTCCTGGTGCCGCTGCTGCTGTGGTGGCTGCTGGGCGAGCTGCCGGCACCGGCCAAGCTGGTCGGGCTCGCCCTGATCGCCGCCGGGGTGGGCTGCGTGGCGGTGGAGAACTTCGCCGGTGCTACGAGCGGCTGGGGCGATGTGTTGCTGGTCGGCTCGGCGCTGTGCTGGGCCTGGTACAGTGTGACGATACGCCGCTACGCCATCCACCCGCTCGACGCCACCATCGGCAGCGCGCTGTGGGCGGCGCTGTGCTTCCTGCCGGTCTATCTGCTGTGGCTGCCGTCCGGCCTCGCCTCCGCCCCCTGGGGGGCCATCCTGCTGCAGGCGTTCTACCAGGGCGCGCTGGCGGTGGTGGTGACCATGCTGCTCTATCTGTACGCCGTCGAGCACATCGGCGCGGCGCGCATGGGGGCGATGATGGCGCTGGTGCCGGCCCTCTCCGGCGTGCTGGCGCTGTGGCTGCTGCAGGAACCGTTGTCCGGCTGGCTGCTGGCCGGGCTGGCGCTGAGCAGCGCCGGCGCCTGGCTGGTGGTCCGTCCCCCGTCGTTTTCATCCACAAGGAGCTTTGCATGCCTTACGTCAATATCAAGATTACCCGCGAGGGCGCCACGGCCGAGCAGAAGGCCGAACTGA
- a CDS encoding 2-hydroxymuconate tautomerase family protein: MPYVNIKITREGATAEQKAELIRGATQLLVDVLGKNPATTVVVIDEVDTDNWGIGGESVTLRRQAGK, encoded by the coding sequence ATGCCTTACGTCAATATCAAGATTACCCGCGAGGGCGCCACGGCCGAGCAGAAGGCCGAACTGATCCGCGGTGCGACCCAACTGCTGGTCGACGTGCTGGGCAAGAATCCGGCCACCACGGTAGTGGTGATCGACGAGGTCGATACCGACAACTGGGGCATCGGCGGCGAGAGCGTGACGCTGCGGCGCCAGGCGGGGAAATAG